The proteins below are encoded in one region of Phyllopteryx taeniolatus isolate TA_2022b chromosome 11, UOR_Ptae_1.2, whole genome shotgun sequence:
- the LOC133485335 gene encoding dual specificity protein phosphatase 19-like: protein MHSLSGEIEGFSKSRLRKQCTQVTTVTGRKLLERHTDGGVEVEELEEGNGCGFVEDKSLDLQVGVVRPFLLLASQDAAHDMDTLQRYQVSHVLNVAYGVADLFLDQLVYKSVQILDLPETDVTSYVKECGSFIDQAREQDGVVLVHCNAGVSRSAAIVTAYLMWREGLPFDEAYRQVKLARPSSRPNPGFRRQLQSYRP from the exons ATGCATTCACTGTCCGGGGAGATTGAGGGCTTCTCTAAAAGCCGCCTGAGGAAACAGTGCACCCAGGTTACCACGGTGACGGGTAGAAAGCTGTTGGAGAGGCACACTGATGGAGGAGTTGAggtggaggagctggaggagggaAACGGATGTGGATTTGTGGAGGATAAAAGTCTGGACCTTCAAGTTGGAGTGGTGCGACCCTTCTTACTGCTGG CCTCTCAGGATGCGGCCCACGACATGGACACCTTGCAGAGATATCAG GTGTCACACGTGCTAAACGTGGCCTACGGAGTAGCCGACCTGTTCCTCGATCAGTTGGTCTACAAGAGCGTCCAGATCCTGGACCTCCCGGAAACGGACGTCACTTCGTACGTGAAGGAGTGCGGCTCCTTTATAGATCAAGCCCGGGAGCAG GATGGCGTGGTTCTGGTCCACTGCAACGCCGGCGTGTCGCGCTCCGCCGCCATCGTCACGGCGTACTTGATGTGGAGAGAGGGGCTCCCGTTCGACGAGGCGTACCGGCAGGTGAAACTGGCGAGGCCTTCCAGTCGACCCAACCCGGGATTCCGCCGCCAGCTGCAAAGCTACAGACCGTGA